Proteins encoded within one genomic window of Paracoccus aminophilus JCM 7686:
- a CDS encoding amidase, with amino-acid sequence MTKPAQPLTDIAEALALGETTSRQLVETALALAARDRRAFSDLYAEAALVAADEADARRRNGAPKSKLDGIPVTVKDNMDLAGEVTRAGSKVLETQPAATRDATVVQRLRQTGAVILGRTFMPELALASIGTSLHHAAPPNALDNARVPGGSSSGAAISVGRGIVPAAVGTDTGGSVTLPAAVNGLVGYKPTARLLPRDGVVPLSRHLDTVGVISRSVSSCRLLAGAMSDRERADWLARPSLPVEELRFCVPTNYVLADLDPKVAEAFDLALSLLRQAGIQVEQITLPELDRIPQIYEGGGFAMPEIAAWLGRRGLLDREDDYDPRMMNRIREGAQISAVAMLDSLALREELVTSARQRLAGWDGMLMPTTPIVAPRFSEVQEDADYRRLNMRLMRNSRVANILDLCAVSLPIPAGDPTLGLGLLVAAPAWADPALLEACARIEAIFGQADPGEAAISALPARALCGSL; translated from the coding sequence ATGACCAAACCCGCGCAGCCACTCACGGATATCGCCGAGGCGCTGGCGCTTGGTGAGACCACCAGCCGACAGTTGGTCGAGACGGCTTTGGCGCTGGCCGCGCGGGATCGCCGGGCCTTCAGCGACCTTTACGCCGAAGCCGCCCTTGTCGCGGCGGATGAGGCCGATGCGCGCAGGCGCAATGGCGCGCCGAAGTCAAAGCTCGACGGCATCCCGGTCACGGTCAAGGACAATATGGATCTCGCCGGAGAGGTCACGCGGGCGGGGTCGAAAGTCCTTGAAACCCAGCCCGCTGCGACGCGTGACGCGACCGTGGTCCAGCGCCTGCGTCAGACGGGGGCGGTCATCCTCGGCCGGACCTTCATGCCCGAGCTTGCGCTGGCATCCATCGGCACCAGCCTGCACCACGCGGCGCCGCCGAATGCGCTGGACAATGCCCGCGTGCCCGGCGGATCGAGTAGCGGCGCGGCGATCTCGGTCGGTCGGGGCATCGTGCCTGCGGCGGTCGGCACGGATACCGGGGGCTCTGTGACCCTGCCCGCCGCCGTCAACGGGCTGGTGGGCTACAAACCGACCGCGCGCCTGCTGCCCCGGGACGGCGTGGTCCCGCTGTCGCGCCATCTCGACACGGTGGGGGTGATCTCGCGCTCGGTCAGCAGCTGTCGCCTTCTCGCGGGGGCGATGAGCGATCGCGAGCGCGCCGACTGGCTGGCGCGTCCCTCTTTGCCGGTCGAAGAATTGCGGTTCTGCGTTCCAACCAACTATGTGCTTGCCGATCTCGACCCGAAGGTTGCCGAGGCCTTCGACCTCGCCCTTTCCCTTCTGCGGCAGGCCGGAATTCAGGTCGAGCAGATTACCCTCCCCGAGCTGGACCGCATTCCGCAGATCTATGAGGGCGGCGGTTTTGCCATGCCCGAAATCGCCGCTTGGCTGGGTCGGCGGGGCCTTCTGGACCGAGAGGACGATTACGATCCGCGCATGATGAACCGCATTCGCGAGGGCGCGCAGATTTCGGCGGTCGCGATGCTCGACAGTCTGGCCTTGCGCGAGGAGCTGGTGACCTCTGCGCGCCAGAGGTTGGCGGGTTGGGACGGGATGCTGATGCCCACGACGCCCATCGTCGCGCCACGCTTCAGCGAGGTGCAGGAGGATGCCGATTATCGCCGCCTTAACATGCGGCTGATGCGCAATTCGCGCGTGGCCAATATCCTTGATCTTTGCGCGGTTTCGCTGCCGATTCCGGCGGGCGATCCGACCTTGGGCTTGGGCCTTCTGGTCGCGGCACCTGCCTGGGCGGACCCGGCCTTGCTTGAGGCCTGCGCGCGGATCGAAGCGATTTTCGGACAAGCCGATCCCGGGGAGGCAGCCATCTCCGCCCTGCCCGCGCGGGCCCTCTGCGGATCCCTCTGA
- a CDS encoding pyridoxal phosphate-dependent aminotransferase — protein sequence MIRTVPAFERMGEENAFAVLARATALQQQGKEIFNLGIGQPDFQTPPHVVEAAIKALRDGHHGYTPANGLVATREAVVRRTLTMTGVEVSPEAVMILPGGKPTMFAAILMFGEPGAEILYPDPGFPIYRSLIEFVGAKPVPVPMLEANGFAFSAEQTLSLITPRTRLLIVNSPANPTGGVTPRAEIEKLVRGLEAFPHVAVLSDEIYDTLTYDGEKHCSLLEFPEIRDRLIVLNGWSKTWAMTGWRMGWSIWPTGATGGHLYDKVRKLAVNCWSCVNAPSQFAGIAAIDGPQDAVEKMHAAFDRRRKLVVEGLNALPGVSCVVPKGAFYAFPNVSATGWQAKPLANALLDEEGIALISGPDFGVLGEGYLRLSYANSEAVILEALARMKRFLSR from the coding sequence ATGATCCGAACCGTCCCCGCCTTCGAGCGGATGGGCGAGGAAAATGCCTTTGCCGTTCTGGCTCGCGCGACGGCGCTGCAACAGCAGGGCAAAGAGATCTTCAACCTCGGCATTGGCCAACCCGACTTCCAGACGCCGCCGCATGTCGTCGAGGCCGCGATCAAGGCTTTGCGCGACGGCCATCACGGCTATACGCCCGCGAATGGCCTCGTTGCCACGCGCGAGGCGGTGGTGCGGCGCACGCTGACCATGACCGGGGTCGAGGTCTCGCCCGAGGCGGTGATGATCCTGCCCGGCGGCAAGCCGACCATGTTCGCCGCCATTTTGATGTTTGGCGAGCCGGGCGCGGAGATCCTCTATCCCGATCCCGGCTTTCCGATCTACCGCTCGCTGATCGAATTCGTCGGCGCAAAGCCCGTGCCGGTGCCCATGCTCGAGGCCAATGGCTTCGCTTTCTCCGCCGAGCAGACGCTGAGCCTGATCACGCCGCGCACGCGCCTGCTCATCGTCAATTCGCCCGCCAATCCGACCGGCGGCGTCACACCCCGGGCCGAGATCGAAAAGCTGGTGCGCGGTCTCGAGGCCTTCCCGCATGTCGCGGTTCTGTCCGATGAGATCTATGACACGCTGACCTATGACGGCGAAAAGCATTGCTCGCTTCTCGAGTTCCCCGAGATCCGCGACCGGCTGATCGTGCTGAACGGCTGGTCAAAGACCTGGGCGATGACCGGCTGGCGGATGGGCTGGTCGATCTGGCCCACGGGCGCCACGGGTGGTCACCTTTACGACAAGGTGCGCAAGCTCGCGGTCAATTGCTGGTCCTGCGTCAATGCCCCCAGCCAATTTGCCGGGATTGCCGCGATCGACGGGCCGCAAGACGCGGTCGAAAAGATGCACGCGGCCTTTGATCGCCGCCGCAAGCTGGTGGTGGAGGGTCTGAACGCGCTTCCCGGCGTCTCCTGCGTCGTGCCGAAGGGGGCGTTTTATGCCTTCCCCAATGTCTCGGCGACCGGCTGGCAGGCCAAGCCGCTGGCCAATGCCTTGCTTGACGAAGAGGGCATTGCGCTGATCAGCGGCCCCGATTTCGGCGTGCTCGGAGAGGGGTATTTGCGCCTCTCCTATGCCAATTCGGAAGCGGTTATTCTGGAAGCACTCGCGCGCATGAAGCGGTTTCTTTCGCGGTAG
- a CDS encoding GntR family transcriptional regulator, protein MTEKPGDGSLTGGVREELTRLILSGEFQPGDRLNELSLTQRLGVSRGIIREAVRSLEHARLVEIIPNRGVVVRTVDVPDALELYEVRAALAMAAGRLAAIRASKEQLDALSALHAKMVAATEANDIPSYTAANHAFHDAIFTAASNSRLKEHDLSVRNEMQLYIRRGALGHAQLKASNLEHGRILAALIASDSEGAAREFEQHIANGKQRMLENLRSAQALRAG, encoded by the coding sequence ATGACGGAAAAACCGGGAGATGGATCGCTGACGGGTGGCGTGCGCGAAGAGCTGACCCGGCTTATCCTCAGCGGAGAATTTCAGCCCGGCGACCGCCTGAACGAGCTGTCGCTGACCCAAAGGCTTGGGGTCAGCCGGGGCATTATCCGCGAGGCCGTGCGCTCGCTGGAACATGCCCGCCTTGTCGAGATCATCCCCAATCGCGGCGTCGTCGTCCGCACGGTTGATGTGCCCGATGCGCTTGAGCTTTACGAGGTGCGCGCGGCGCTGGCGATGGCGGCTGGGCGGCTGGCTGCGATCCGCGCCAGCAAAGAGCAGCTTGATGCCCTCAGCGCGCTGCATGCCAAGATGGTCGCCGCCACCGAGGCCAATGATATCCCAAGCTATACCGCGGCCAACCACGCCTTTCACGACGCGATCTTCACCGCCGCCTCGAACAGTCGGCTGAAAGAGCACGATCTGAGCGTGCGCAACGAGATGCAGCTTTACATCCGCCGGGGCGCTTTGGGACACGCCCAGCTCAAGGCCTCCAATCTCGAACATGGTCGCATTCTCGCGGCGCTGATCGCCTCTGATTCCGAAGGCGCGGCCCGCGAATTCGAACAGCATATCGCCAACGGAAAGCAGCGTATGCTGGAAAACCTGCGAAGCGCCCAAGCGTTACGCGCCGGCTGA
- a CDS encoding amidase codes for MDDLPFLSASEARLLMASRALSAVEYVQALLDRIARYNGQLAAFIEVYADEALTEAARVDARRAAGQALPPLAGIPFAIKDLLDVAGKRTTAQSRASSPLPATADAMVVRQLRAAGAILLGKLTLEEWGIGSPLDDLPWPPARNPWDRQRSPGGSSSGSAVALAAGLVPLALGTDSAGSVRGPAALCGVIGMKAGRGRISRAGAVALSRSLDHIGPMARTARDCRLLYQALVPVSPCPDARPLTGLRIALPDEVLVPDLCSADTAMALQETCRVLVTLGARRVAIRPPDFPSFYDDVLTVLHAEAFRHHRKRLAMTPEAFGRRARQDLLRGQGISGTDYAAALAAGRRLSDALTRMFAGCDILVTPVVNGPAAPIHDEAALRRAGRGVMRAVFNLSGNPVLALCAGFSPEGLPLAAQFVGPMGSEPLLLDVAEAFQAATGWHRRHPTL; via the coding sequence ATGGACGACCTGCCTTTCCTCTCTGCCTCCGAGGCGCGGTTGCTGATGGCCTCGCGCGCCCTCTCGGCTGTGGAATATGTGCAGGCCCTGCTTGACCGGATTGCGCGCTACAACGGACAACTGGCCGCCTTCATCGAGGTCTATGCCGATGAGGCCCTGACCGAGGCCGCGCGCGTCGATGCGCGGCGCGCGGCAGGGCAGGCGTTGCCGCCACTCGCGGGCATTCCCTTTGCGATCAAAGACTTGTTAGATGTGGCGGGCAAGCGGACCACGGCGCAGTCTCGCGCCAGTTCGCCCCTGCCTGCGACCGCCGACGCCATGGTGGTGCGTCAGTTGCGGGCGGCGGGGGCGATCCTTCTGGGCAAGCTTACGCTGGAGGAATGGGGTATCGGCTCGCCGCTGGACGACCTGCCATGGCCGCCCGCGCGCAATCCTTGGGACCGGCAGCGCAGCCCTGGAGGCTCGTCAAGCGGCTCGGCTGTCGCGCTGGCGGCGGGGTTGGTGCCGCTTGCTCTTGGGACCGATTCGGCGGGATCGGTGCGTGGTCCCGCAGCCCTTTGCGGTGTCATCGGGATGAAAGCCGGGCGCGGGCGCATCAGCCGGGCGGGCGCGGTGGCCCTGTCGCGCAGCCTCGATCATATCGGCCCCATGGCGCGGACGGCGCGCGATTGCCGCCTGCTCTATCAGGCGCTGGTGCCGGTCTCACCCTGCCCGGATGCGAGGCCTCTAACGGGCCTGCGGATCGCCTTGCCCGATGAGGTTTTGGTGCCCGATCTGTGCTCTGCCGACACGGCTATGGCGTTGCAGGAAACCTGCCGCGTTCTGGTCACGCTCGGGGCACGCAGGGTGGCAATCCGGCCCCCGGATTTCCCGAGCTTTTACGATGACGTGCTGACCGTCCTGCACGCAGAGGCCTTTCGTCATCACCGCAAACGCCTTGCGATGACGCCCGAGGCCTTCGGTCGCCGCGCCCGCCAAGACCTGCTTCGCGGCCAAGGGATTAGCGGCACGGACTATGCCGCAGCGCTGGCTGCTGGCCGCCGCCTGAGCGACGCGCTGACGCGGATGTTTGCGGGCTGCGACATCCTTGTGACGCCGGTGGTCAACGGACCAGCCGCGCCCATCCACGACGAGGCTGCGCTGCGGCGCGCCGGGCGCGGCGTGATGCGCGCGGTCTTCAATCTCAGCGGCAACCCGGTGCTGGCGCTTTGCGCGGGGTTTTCGCCAGAGGGCCTGCCACTGGCCGCGCAATTCGTCGGCCCCATGGGCAGCGAGCCGCTGTTGCTCGATGTGGCCGAGGCTTTTCAGGCCGCGACGGGCTGGCATCGCCGTCATCCCACGCTCTGA
- a CDS encoding amino acid ABC transporter substrate-binding protein — protein sequence MIKGSWFAALGLALPFMSALPAHAGPTLDAVKQRGELKCGVNTGSAGFAAPDKNGVWRGMDVDFCRVIAAAVLGDASKVQFVPVSPETRFPTLQAGEIDVLIRQTSTTLSRDSSLGLLFEPPIFYDGQGVLVSAASGITSAKELDGASICVQPGSTTELNVQDYFQKNGMEFKPVVIESLDQVTNTFFAGRCDALTSDRSDLASARSIAVNRDDYVLLPEVLSKEPLAPVVRQGDDQWFLIVKWAIYATFVGEEKQLGRETIDAAATSSTDPEVARFLGKDPGVFAGLGLKPDWAYQIIKQVGNYGEIYNANVGPSTALGLERGLNRMWTEGGLLYAPPFR from the coding sequence ATGATCAAAGGAAGCTGGTTCGCCGCGCTGGGTTTGGCGCTGCCGTTCATGTCCGCTTTACCGGCCCATGCCGGTCCGACGCTCGATGCCGTCAAACAGCGCGGAGAGCTTAAATGCGGGGTCAATACCGGCTCGGCGGGCTTTGCCGCGCCGGACAAGAACGGGGTTTGGCGCGGCATGGATGTCGATTTTTGCCGAGTGATCGCCGCCGCCGTGCTGGGGGATGCCAGCAAGGTCCAATTCGTGCCGGTCTCCCCGGAAACCCGCTTTCCGACGCTGCAGGCGGGCGAAATCGACGTGCTGATCCGCCAGACCTCGACCACGCTGTCGCGCGATTCCTCGCTGGGTCTGCTGTTCGAGCCGCCGATTTTCTACGATGGACAGGGCGTTCTGGTCTCGGCCGCCTCTGGCATCACCTCGGCCAAAGAGCTCGACGGCGCCTCGATCTGTGTGCAGCCCGGCAGCACCACCGAGCTCAATGTGCAGGATTATTTCCAGAAGAACGGCATGGAGTTCAAGCCGGTGGTGATCGAGAGCCTCGATCAGGTGACCAATACCTTCTTTGCAGGGCGCTGCGATGCCCTGACCAGCGACCGCTCTGATTTGGCCTCGGCGCGCTCGATCGCGGTCAATCGCGATGATTATGTCCTGCTGCCCGAGGTGCTGTCGAAAGAGCCGCTCGCGCCGGTGGTGCGTCAGGGCGACGACCAGTGGTTCCTGATCGTGAAATGGGCGATCTACGCAACCTTTGTCGGCGAGGAAAAACAGCTCGGCCGCGAGACGATCGACGCTGCTGCGACGAGCAGCACCGATCCCGAAGTGGCGCGCTTCCTTGGCAAGGATCCGGGCGTCTTTGCGGGCCTCGGCCTCAAGCCCGACTGGGCCTATCAGATCATCAAGCAGGTCGGCAATTACGGCGAAATCTATAACGCCAATGTCGGCCCCTCGACGGCGCTTGGCCTCGAGCGCGGGCTCAACCGCATGTGGACCGAAGGCGGCCTGCTCTACGCCCCGCCCTTCCGCTGA
- a CDS encoding aspartate transaminase produces MTVATANLSPIPAPSWSLSQRLGAVKPSPSMAMARLASEMKAQGQEVLNLAQGEPDFDTPANIVEAAHRAIDRGETRYTTVDGTPALKKAIVEKFKRENDLAFTPAQISVGTGGKQVIFNAFAATLDAGDEVVIPAPYWVSYPDMVALCDGVPVVVPTREEDAFKLHPEALDAAITPRTKWLVLNSPSNPTGSVYSADELAALARVMRKHPHVLILCDDIYEHLVYSGDRFMSLLQVDPSLGDRVLIVNGVSKAYAMTGWRIGYGAGPQALIAAMATVQSQSTSNPSSVSQAAAIEALNGTQGFIAEHNLVFRDRRDAVVARLNEIAGLRCICPDGAFYVYPSCEGLIGRKTPDGRTINTDEDFVAYLLRDHGVAAVHGGAYGLSPYFRLSYATSMEILNDACNRIAAACQELR; encoded by the coding sequence ATGACTGTCGCGACTGCCAATCTCTCTCCCATTCCCGCGCCCTCCTGGTCGCTGTCGCAGCGGCTGGGGGCGGTGAAACCTTCTCCCAGCATGGCGATGGCGCGGCTCGCCTCGGAAATGAAGGCGCAGGGCCAGGAGGTGCTGAACCTCGCGCAGGGAGAGCCGGATTTCGACACGCCCGCCAATATTGTCGAGGCCGCGCACCGCGCCATCGACCGGGGCGAGACCCGTTATACCACCGTGGACGGCACGCCCGCGCTCAAGAAGGCGATTGTCGAGAAGTTCAAACGCGAGAACGATCTTGCCTTCACGCCCGCGCAGATCTCGGTCGGGACCGGGGGCAAACAGGTGATCTTCAACGCTTTTGCCGCCACGCTTGATGCGGGCGATGAGGTCGTCATCCCCGCGCCTTATTGGGTGTCTTATCCCGATATGGTGGCGCTTTGTGACGGGGTTCCGGTGGTCGTGCCGACGCGCGAGGAAGACGCCTTCAAGCTGCACCCCGAGGCGCTTGACGCAGCGATCACGCCTCGGACGAAATGGCTGGTGCTGAATTCGCCCTCGAACCCGACCGGCTCGGTCTATAGCGCGGACGAGCTGGCCGCGCTGGCGCGGGTCATGCGCAAACATCCGCATGTCCTGATCCTTTGCGACGATATCTATGAACACCTCGTTTATTCGGGCGATCGGTTCATGTCGCTGCTGCAGGTCGATCCGAGCCTCGGCGACCGGGTTCTGATCGTCAACGGCGTCTCCAAGGCCTATGCGATGACCGGCTGGCGCATCGGATATGGCGCGGGACCGCAGGCGCTGATCGCGGCCATGGCCACGGTGCAATCGCAATCGACCTCGAACCCCTCCTCGGTCAGCCAAGCTGCGGCGATCGAGGCGCTGAACGGCACGCAAGGCTTCATTGCCGAGCACAATCTGGTCTTCCGCGACCGGCGCGATGCGGTGGTGGCGCGCCTGAACGAGATCGCCGGGCTGCGCTGCATCTGCCCCGACGGCGCCTTCTATGTCTACCCGTCCTGCGAGGGGCTGATCGGCCGCAAGACACCCGATGGCCGCACGATCAACACCGACGAGGATTTCGTCGCCTATCTGCTGCGCGATCATGGTGTGGCGGCGGTCCATGGCGGCGCTTACGGGCTCAGCCCCTATTTCCGGCTGTCCTACGCGACCTCGATGGAGATCCTTAACGACGCCTGCAACCGCATCGCCGCCGCCTGTCAGGAGCTTCGCTGA